Proteins encoded together in one Mastacembelus armatus chromosome 15, fMasArm1.2, whole genome shotgun sequence window:
- the cryzl1 gene encoding quinone oxidoreductase-like protein 1 isoform X1 translates to MKGLFCRAGERDAEHKFVIQDTTLPDVLGTHQVRVQVKACGLNPLDFKLLSDMGIQRDLIPVGREVAGVVLQVGPKVSFFQPEDEVVGILPLDSPCSGLCDIIDIDEHYLVQKPEKLSSVCVAGALRDGLCAYTALHTHARMAAGHTLLVMDGASSFGLMCIQLACYHGVKVLTTSHSPQTHTFLEKLRPSVGVQDPLVARVISMANGSLDLLPVVLEETGGLGVDIVIDSGVRLQEEDESEEIKLLPHKHDIISVLGVGGHWVTCNQELQLDPPDCRLLHLKSACLSFLNPEVWTASSAQQGRYLHILKDIVEKMSAGILRNTCHWRHFVILGPPKQLLTDFKMYCTVHTSRPQPEEAVPRYEATVAMETVQHQQKKKAVVQL, encoded by the exons ATGAAAGGCTTGTTCTGCCGAGCAGGTGAGAGAGATGCTGAGCACAAGTTCGTTATTCAGGACACG ACTCTACCAGATGTTTTAGGCACACATCAGGTCAGAGTTCAGGTAAAGGCATGTGGACTCAACCCATTGGACTTCAAG CTGCTCAGTGACATGGGGATCCAGAGAGATTTAATTCCTGTTGGCAGAGAGGTAGCTGGGGTCGTCCTTCAAG tgggCCCAAAGGTCTCCTTCTTCCAGCCAGAGGATGAGGTTGTAG GTATTCTTCCTCTGGACTCTCCCTGCTCTGGACTCTGTGACATCATTGACATTGATGAACACTACTTAG TTCAGAAGCCAGAGAAGCTCAGCTCCGTGTGTGTTGCAGGAGCTCTGCGTGACGGCCTCTGTGCTTACACTgctctacacacacatgctcgcATGGCAGCTGGACACACACTCCTGGTCATGGATGGAGCCAGT TCTTTTGGCCTTATGTGCATCCAGTTGGCTTGTTACCACGGAGTGAAGGTCCTGACAACGTCACactcaccacaaacacacacgttcCTGGAGAAGCTTCGGCCCAGCGTAG gtgttcaggatCCTTTAGTAG CCAGGGTTATTTCAATGGCTAACGGCTCCTTAGATCTGCTGCCAGTGGTTTTGGAAGAGACAGGAGGACTGGGAGTGGATATAGTCATAGACTCTGGAG TGCGTCTGCAGGAAGAGGATGAGTCCGAGGAGATCAAGCTCCTCCCACATAAACATGACATCATCAGTGTGCTCGGAGTGGGGGGGCATTGGGTCACATGTAACCAAGAGCTGCAG TTGGATCCTCCAGATTGCAGATTACTGCACTTAAAATCAGCATGTTTGTCTTTCCTCAACCCTGAAGTTTGGACAGCTTCATCAGCTCAGCAAGGAAGATACCTCC ATATTCTGAAGGACATTGTGGAGAAAATGTCAGCTGGAATTCTCAG AAACACATGTCACTGGAGACATTTTGTCATCTTAGGTCCACCTAAACAGCTTTTAACTGATTTCAAGATGTACTGTACTGTCCACACCTCCAGACCTCAGCCTGAGGAGGCGGTCCCTCGCTACGAAGCCacagttgccatggaaactgtTCAGCATCAGCAGAAGAAAAAGGCTGTTGTTCAATTGTGA
- the cryzl1 gene encoding quinone oxidoreductase-like protein 1 isoform X5, whose translation MKGLFCRAGERDAEHKFVIQDTTLPDVLGTHQVRVQVKACGLNPLDFKLLSDMGIQRDLIPVGREVAGVVLQVGPKVSFFQPEDEVVGILPLDSPCSGLCDIIDIDEHYLVQKPEKLSSVCVAGALRDGLCAYTALHTHARMAAGHTLLVMDGASSFGLMCIQLACYHGVKVLTTSHSPQTHTFLEKLRPSVARVISMANGSLDLLPVVLEETGGLGVDIVIDSGVRLQEEDESEEIKLLPHKHDIISVLGVGGHWVTCNQELQLDPPDCRLLHLKSACLSFLNPEVWTASSAQQGRYLHILKDIVEKMSAGILRPQPEEAVPRYEATVAMETVQHQQKKKAVVQL comes from the exons ATGAAAGGCTTGTTCTGCCGAGCAGGTGAGAGAGATGCTGAGCACAAGTTCGTTATTCAGGACACG ACTCTACCAGATGTTTTAGGCACACATCAGGTCAGAGTTCAGGTAAAGGCATGTGGACTCAACCCATTGGACTTCAAG CTGCTCAGTGACATGGGGATCCAGAGAGATTTAATTCCTGTTGGCAGAGAGGTAGCTGGGGTCGTCCTTCAAG tgggCCCAAAGGTCTCCTTCTTCCAGCCAGAGGATGAGGTTGTAG GTATTCTTCCTCTGGACTCTCCCTGCTCTGGACTCTGTGACATCATTGACATTGATGAACACTACTTAG TTCAGAAGCCAGAGAAGCTCAGCTCCGTGTGTGTTGCAGGAGCTCTGCGTGACGGCCTCTGTGCTTACACTgctctacacacacatgctcgcATGGCAGCTGGACACACACTCCTGGTCATGGATGGAGCCAGT TCTTTTGGCCTTATGTGCATCCAGTTGGCTTGTTACCACGGAGTGAAGGTCCTGACAACGTCACactcaccacaaacacacacgttcCTGGAGAAGCTTCGGCCCAGCGTAG CCAGGGTTATTTCAATGGCTAACGGCTCCTTAGATCTGCTGCCAGTGGTTTTGGAAGAGACAGGAGGACTGGGAGTGGATATAGTCATAGACTCTGGAG TGCGTCTGCAGGAAGAGGATGAGTCCGAGGAGATCAAGCTCCTCCCACATAAACATGACATCATCAGTGTGCTCGGAGTGGGGGGGCATTGGGTCACATGTAACCAAGAGCTGCAG TTGGATCCTCCAGATTGCAGATTACTGCACTTAAAATCAGCATGTTTGTCTTTCCTCAACCCTGAAGTTTGGACAGCTTCATCAGCTCAGCAAGGAAGATACCTCC ATATTCTGAAGGACATTGTGGAGAAAATGTCAGCTGGAATTCTCAG ACCTCAGCCTGAGGAGGCGGTCCCTCGCTACGAAGCCacagttgccatggaaactgtTCAGCATCAGCAGAAGAAAAAGGCTGTTGTTCAATTGTGA
- the cryzl1 gene encoding quinone oxidoreductase-like protein 1 isoform X4, whose translation MKGLFCRAGERDAEHKFVIQDTTLPDVLGTHQVRVQVKACGLNPLDFKLLSDMGIQRDLIPVGREVAGVVLQVGPKVSFFQPEDEVVGILPLDSPCSGLCDIIDIDEHYLVQKPEKLSSVCVAGALRDGLCAYTALHTHARMAAGHTLLVMDGASSFGLMCIQLACYHGVKVLTTSHSPQTHTFLEKLRPSVGVQDPLVARVISMANGSLDLLPVVLEETGGLGVDIVIDSGVRLQEEDESEEIKLLPHKHDIISVLGVGGHWVTCNQELQLDPPDCRLLHLKSACLSFLNPEVWTASSAQQGRYLHILKDIVEKMSAGILRPQPEEAVPRYEATVAMETVQHQQKKKAVVQL comes from the exons ATGAAAGGCTTGTTCTGCCGAGCAGGTGAGAGAGATGCTGAGCACAAGTTCGTTATTCAGGACACG ACTCTACCAGATGTTTTAGGCACACATCAGGTCAGAGTTCAGGTAAAGGCATGTGGACTCAACCCATTGGACTTCAAG CTGCTCAGTGACATGGGGATCCAGAGAGATTTAATTCCTGTTGGCAGAGAGGTAGCTGGGGTCGTCCTTCAAG tgggCCCAAAGGTCTCCTTCTTCCAGCCAGAGGATGAGGTTGTAG GTATTCTTCCTCTGGACTCTCCCTGCTCTGGACTCTGTGACATCATTGACATTGATGAACACTACTTAG TTCAGAAGCCAGAGAAGCTCAGCTCCGTGTGTGTTGCAGGAGCTCTGCGTGACGGCCTCTGTGCTTACACTgctctacacacacatgctcgcATGGCAGCTGGACACACACTCCTGGTCATGGATGGAGCCAGT TCTTTTGGCCTTATGTGCATCCAGTTGGCTTGTTACCACGGAGTGAAGGTCCTGACAACGTCACactcaccacaaacacacacgttcCTGGAGAAGCTTCGGCCCAGCGTAG gtgttcaggatCCTTTAGTAG CCAGGGTTATTTCAATGGCTAACGGCTCCTTAGATCTGCTGCCAGTGGTTTTGGAAGAGACAGGAGGACTGGGAGTGGATATAGTCATAGACTCTGGAG TGCGTCTGCAGGAAGAGGATGAGTCCGAGGAGATCAAGCTCCTCCCACATAAACATGACATCATCAGTGTGCTCGGAGTGGGGGGGCATTGGGTCACATGTAACCAAGAGCTGCAG TTGGATCCTCCAGATTGCAGATTACTGCACTTAAAATCAGCATGTTTGTCTTTCCTCAACCCTGAAGTTTGGACAGCTTCATCAGCTCAGCAAGGAAGATACCTCC ATATTCTGAAGGACATTGTGGAGAAAATGTCAGCTGGAATTCTCAG ACCTCAGCCTGAGGAGGCGGTCCCTCGCTACGAAGCCacagttgccatggaaactgtTCAGCATCAGCAGAAGAAAAAGGCTGTTGTTCAATTGTGA
- the cryzl1 gene encoding quinone oxidoreductase-like protein 1 isoform X8, whose protein sequence is MKGLFCRAGERDAEHKFVIQDTTLPDVLGTHQVRVQVKACGLNPLDFKLLSDMGIQRDLIPVGREVAGVVLQVGPKVSFFQPEDEVVGILPLDSPCSGLCDIIDIDEHYLVQKPEKLSSVCVAGALRDGLCAYTALHTHARMAAGHTLLVMDGASSFGLMCIQLACYHGVKVLTTSHSPQTHTFLEKLRPSVGVQDPLVARVISMANGSLDLLPVVLEETGGLGVDIVIDSGVRLQEEDESEEIKLLPHKHDIISVLGVGGHWVTCNQELQLDPPDCRLLHLKSACLSFLNPEVWTASSAQQGRYLLQIF, encoded by the exons ATGAAAGGCTTGTTCTGCCGAGCAGGTGAGAGAGATGCTGAGCACAAGTTCGTTATTCAGGACACG ACTCTACCAGATGTTTTAGGCACACATCAGGTCAGAGTTCAGGTAAAGGCATGTGGACTCAACCCATTGGACTTCAAG CTGCTCAGTGACATGGGGATCCAGAGAGATTTAATTCCTGTTGGCAGAGAGGTAGCTGGGGTCGTCCTTCAAG tgggCCCAAAGGTCTCCTTCTTCCAGCCAGAGGATGAGGTTGTAG GTATTCTTCCTCTGGACTCTCCCTGCTCTGGACTCTGTGACATCATTGACATTGATGAACACTACTTAG TTCAGAAGCCAGAGAAGCTCAGCTCCGTGTGTGTTGCAGGAGCTCTGCGTGACGGCCTCTGTGCTTACACTgctctacacacacatgctcgcATGGCAGCTGGACACACACTCCTGGTCATGGATGGAGCCAGT TCTTTTGGCCTTATGTGCATCCAGTTGGCTTGTTACCACGGAGTGAAGGTCCTGACAACGTCACactcaccacaaacacacacgttcCTGGAGAAGCTTCGGCCCAGCGTAG gtgttcaggatCCTTTAGTAG CCAGGGTTATTTCAATGGCTAACGGCTCCTTAGATCTGCTGCCAGTGGTTTTGGAAGAGACAGGAGGACTGGGAGTGGATATAGTCATAGACTCTGGAG TGCGTCTGCAGGAAGAGGATGAGTCCGAGGAGATCAAGCTCCTCCCACATAAACATGACATCATCAGTGTGCTCGGAGTGGGGGGGCATTGGGTCACATGTAACCAAGAGCTGCAG TTGGATCCTCCAGATTGCAGATTACTGCACTTAAAATCAGCATGTTTGTCTTTCCTCAACCCTGAAGTTTGGACAGCTTCATCAGCTCAGCAAGGAAGATACCTCC TGCAGATATTCTGA
- the cryzl1 gene encoding quinone oxidoreductase-like protein 1 isoform X7, whose product MKGLFCRAGERDAEHKFVIQDTTLPDVLGTHQVRVQVKACGLNPLDFKLLSDMGIQRDLIPVGREVAGVVLQVGPKVSFFQPEDEVVGILPLDSPCSGLCDIIDIDEHYLVQKPEKLSSVCVAGALRDGLCAYTALHTHARMAAGHTLLVMDGASSFGLMCIQLACYHGVKVLTTSHSPQTHTFLEKLRPSVGVQDPLVARVISMANGSLDLLPVVLEETGGLGVDIVIDSGVRLQEEDESEEIKLLPHKHDIISVLGVGGHWVTCNQELQLDPPDCRLLHLKSACLSFLNPEVWTASSAQQGRYLHILKDIVEKMSAGILRST is encoded by the exons ATGAAAGGCTTGTTCTGCCGAGCAGGTGAGAGAGATGCTGAGCACAAGTTCGTTATTCAGGACACG ACTCTACCAGATGTTTTAGGCACACATCAGGTCAGAGTTCAGGTAAAGGCATGTGGACTCAACCCATTGGACTTCAAG CTGCTCAGTGACATGGGGATCCAGAGAGATTTAATTCCTGTTGGCAGAGAGGTAGCTGGGGTCGTCCTTCAAG tgggCCCAAAGGTCTCCTTCTTCCAGCCAGAGGATGAGGTTGTAG GTATTCTTCCTCTGGACTCTCCCTGCTCTGGACTCTGTGACATCATTGACATTGATGAACACTACTTAG TTCAGAAGCCAGAGAAGCTCAGCTCCGTGTGTGTTGCAGGAGCTCTGCGTGACGGCCTCTGTGCTTACACTgctctacacacacatgctcgcATGGCAGCTGGACACACACTCCTGGTCATGGATGGAGCCAGT TCTTTTGGCCTTATGTGCATCCAGTTGGCTTGTTACCACGGAGTGAAGGTCCTGACAACGTCACactcaccacaaacacacacgttcCTGGAGAAGCTTCGGCCCAGCGTAG gtgttcaggatCCTTTAGTAG CCAGGGTTATTTCAATGGCTAACGGCTCCTTAGATCTGCTGCCAGTGGTTTTGGAAGAGACAGGAGGACTGGGAGTGGATATAGTCATAGACTCTGGAG TGCGTCTGCAGGAAGAGGATGAGTCCGAGGAGATCAAGCTCCTCCCACATAAACATGACATCATCAGTGTGCTCGGAGTGGGGGGGCATTGGGTCACATGTAACCAAGAGCTGCAG TTGGATCCTCCAGATTGCAGATTACTGCACTTAAAATCAGCATGTTTGTCTTTCCTCAACCCTGAAGTTTGGACAGCTTCATCAGCTCAGCAAGGAAGATACCTCC ATATTCTGAAGGACATTGTGGAGAAAATGTCAGCTGGAATTCTCAG GTCCACCTAA
- the cryzl1 gene encoding quinone oxidoreductase-like protein 1 isoform X2 — MKGLFCRAGERDAEHKFVIQDTTLPDVLGTHQVRVQVKACGLNPLDFKLLSDMGIQRDLIPVGREVAGVVLQVGPKVSFFQPEDEVVGILPLDSPCSGLCDIIDIDEHYLVQKPEKLSSVCVAGALRDGLCAYTALHTHARMAAGHTLLVMDGASSFGLMCIQLACYHGVKVLTTSHSPQTHTFLEKLRPSVARVISMANGSLDLLPVVLEETGGLGVDIVIDSGVRLQEEDESEEIKLLPHKHDIISVLGVGGHWVTCNQELQLDPPDCRLLHLKSACLSFLNPEVWTASSAQQGRYLHILKDIVEKMSAGILRNTCHWRHFVILGPPKQLLTDFKMYCTVHTSRPQPEEAVPRYEATVAMETVQHQQKKKAVVQL, encoded by the exons ATGAAAGGCTTGTTCTGCCGAGCAGGTGAGAGAGATGCTGAGCACAAGTTCGTTATTCAGGACACG ACTCTACCAGATGTTTTAGGCACACATCAGGTCAGAGTTCAGGTAAAGGCATGTGGACTCAACCCATTGGACTTCAAG CTGCTCAGTGACATGGGGATCCAGAGAGATTTAATTCCTGTTGGCAGAGAGGTAGCTGGGGTCGTCCTTCAAG tgggCCCAAAGGTCTCCTTCTTCCAGCCAGAGGATGAGGTTGTAG GTATTCTTCCTCTGGACTCTCCCTGCTCTGGACTCTGTGACATCATTGACATTGATGAACACTACTTAG TTCAGAAGCCAGAGAAGCTCAGCTCCGTGTGTGTTGCAGGAGCTCTGCGTGACGGCCTCTGTGCTTACACTgctctacacacacatgctcgcATGGCAGCTGGACACACACTCCTGGTCATGGATGGAGCCAGT TCTTTTGGCCTTATGTGCATCCAGTTGGCTTGTTACCACGGAGTGAAGGTCCTGACAACGTCACactcaccacaaacacacacgttcCTGGAGAAGCTTCGGCCCAGCGTAG CCAGGGTTATTTCAATGGCTAACGGCTCCTTAGATCTGCTGCCAGTGGTTTTGGAAGAGACAGGAGGACTGGGAGTGGATATAGTCATAGACTCTGGAG TGCGTCTGCAGGAAGAGGATGAGTCCGAGGAGATCAAGCTCCTCCCACATAAACATGACATCATCAGTGTGCTCGGAGTGGGGGGGCATTGGGTCACATGTAACCAAGAGCTGCAG TTGGATCCTCCAGATTGCAGATTACTGCACTTAAAATCAGCATGTTTGTCTTTCCTCAACCCTGAAGTTTGGACAGCTTCATCAGCTCAGCAAGGAAGATACCTCC ATATTCTGAAGGACATTGTGGAGAAAATGTCAGCTGGAATTCTCAG AAACACATGTCACTGGAGACATTTTGTCATCTTAGGTCCACCTAAACAGCTTTTAACTGATTTCAAGATGTACTGTACTGTCCACACCTCCAGACCTCAGCCTGAGGAGGCGGTCCCTCGCTACGAAGCCacagttgccatggaaactgtTCAGCATCAGCAGAAGAAAAAGGCTGTTGTTCAATTGTGA
- the cryzl1 gene encoding quinone oxidoreductase-like protein 1 isoform X6 yields the protein MGIQRDLIPVGREVAGVVLQVGPKVSFFQPEDEVVGILPLDSPCSGLCDIIDIDEHYLVQKPEKLSSVCVAGALRDGLCAYTALHTHARMAAGHTLLVMDGASSFGLMCIQLACYHGVKVLTTSHSPQTHTFLEKLRPSVGVQDPLVARVISMANGSLDLLPVVLEETGGLGVDIVIDSGVRLQEEDESEEIKLLPHKHDIISVLGVGGHWVTCNQELQLDPPDCRLLHLKSACLSFLNPEVWTASSAQQGRYLHILKDIVEKMSAGILRNTCHWRHFVILGPPKQLLTDFKMYCTVHTSRPQPEEAVPRYEATVAMETVQHQQKKKAVVQL from the exons ATGGGGATCCAGAGAGATTTAATTCCTGTTGGCAGAGAGGTAGCTGGGGTCGTCCTTCAAG tgggCCCAAAGGTCTCCTTCTTCCAGCCAGAGGATGAGGTTGTAG GTATTCTTCCTCTGGACTCTCCCTGCTCTGGACTCTGTGACATCATTGACATTGATGAACACTACTTAG TTCAGAAGCCAGAGAAGCTCAGCTCCGTGTGTGTTGCAGGAGCTCTGCGTGACGGCCTCTGTGCTTACACTgctctacacacacatgctcgcATGGCAGCTGGACACACACTCCTGGTCATGGATGGAGCCAGT TCTTTTGGCCTTATGTGCATCCAGTTGGCTTGTTACCACGGAGTGAAGGTCCTGACAACGTCACactcaccacaaacacacacgttcCTGGAGAAGCTTCGGCCCAGCGTAG gtgttcaggatCCTTTAGTAG CCAGGGTTATTTCAATGGCTAACGGCTCCTTAGATCTGCTGCCAGTGGTTTTGGAAGAGACAGGAGGACTGGGAGTGGATATAGTCATAGACTCTGGAG TGCGTCTGCAGGAAGAGGATGAGTCCGAGGAGATCAAGCTCCTCCCACATAAACATGACATCATCAGTGTGCTCGGAGTGGGGGGGCATTGGGTCACATGTAACCAAGAGCTGCAG TTGGATCCTCCAGATTGCAGATTACTGCACTTAAAATCAGCATGTTTGTCTTTCCTCAACCCTGAAGTTTGGACAGCTTCATCAGCTCAGCAAGGAAGATACCTCC ATATTCTGAAGGACATTGTGGAGAAAATGTCAGCTGGAATTCTCAG AAACACATGTCACTGGAGACATTTTGTCATCTTAGGTCCACCTAAACAGCTTTTAACTGATTTCAAGATGTACTGTACTGTCCACACCTCCAGACCTCAGCCTGAGGAGGCGGTCCCTCGCTACGAAGCCacagttgccatggaaactgtTCAGCATCAGCAGAAGAAAAAGGCTGTTGTTCAATTGTGA
- the cryzl1 gene encoding quinone oxidoreductase-like protein 1 isoform X3, translating to MKGLFCRAGERDAEHKFVIQDTTLPDVLGTHQVRVQVKACGLNPLDFKLLSDMGIQRDLIPVGREVAGVVLQVGPKVSFFQPEDEVVGILPLDSPCSGLCDIIDIDEHYLVQKPEKLSSVCVAGALRDGLCAYTALHTHARMAAGHTLLVMDGASSFGLMCIQLACYHGVKVLTTSHSPQTHTFLEKLRPSVGVQDPLVARVISMANGSLDLLPVVLEETGGLGVDIVIDSGVRLQEEDESEEIKLLPHKHDIISVLGVGGHWVTCNQELQLDPPDCRLLHLKSACLSFLNPEVWTASSAQQGRYLHILKDIVEKMSAGILRCTVLSTPPDLSLRRRSLATKPQLPWKLFSISRRKRLLFNCDQKDLILL from the exons ATGAAAGGCTTGTTCTGCCGAGCAGGTGAGAGAGATGCTGAGCACAAGTTCGTTATTCAGGACACG ACTCTACCAGATGTTTTAGGCACACATCAGGTCAGAGTTCAGGTAAAGGCATGTGGACTCAACCCATTGGACTTCAAG CTGCTCAGTGACATGGGGATCCAGAGAGATTTAATTCCTGTTGGCAGAGAGGTAGCTGGGGTCGTCCTTCAAG tgggCCCAAAGGTCTCCTTCTTCCAGCCAGAGGATGAGGTTGTAG GTATTCTTCCTCTGGACTCTCCCTGCTCTGGACTCTGTGACATCATTGACATTGATGAACACTACTTAG TTCAGAAGCCAGAGAAGCTCAGCTCCGTGTGTGTTGCAGGAGCTCTGCGTGACGGCCTCTGTGCTTACACTgctctacacacacatgctcgcATGGCAGCTGGACACACACTCCTGGTCATGGATGGAGCCAGT TCTTTTGGCCTTATGTGCATCCAGTTGGCTTGTTACCACGGAGTGAAGGTCCTGACAACGTCACactcaccacaaacacacacgttcCTGGAGAAGCTTCGGCCCAGCGTAG gtgttcaggatCCTTTAGTAG CCAGGGTTATTTCAATGGCTAACGGCTCCTTAGATCTGCTGCCAGTGGTTTTGGAAGAGACAGGAGGACTGGGAGTGGATATAGTCATAGACTCTGGAG TGCGTCTGCAGGAAGAGGATGAGTCCGAGGAGATCAAGCTCCTCCCACATAAACATGACATCATCAGTGTGCTCGGAGTGGGGGGGCATTGGGTCACATGTAACCAAGAGCTGCAG TTGGATCCTCCAGATTGCAGATTACTGCACTTAAAATCAGCATGTTTGTCTTTCCTCAACCCTGAAGTTTGGACAGCTTCATCAGCTCAGCAAGGAAGATACCTCC ATATTCTGAAGGACATTGTGGAGAAAATGTCAGCTGGAATTCTCAG ATGTACTGTACTGTCCACACCTCCAGACCTCAGCCTGAGGAGGCGGTCCCTCGCTACGAAGCCacagttgccatggaaactgtTCAGCATCAGCAGAAGAAAAAGGCTGTTGTTCAATTGTGACCAAAAGGATCTCATTCTACTGTGA